The Acipenser ruthenus unplaced genomic scaffold, fAciRut3.2 maternal haplotype, whole genome shotgun sequence genome window below encodes:
- the LOC117971161 gene encoding uncharacterized protein LOC117971161, whose amino-acid sequence MARGVGADSTWQANAVMGEESTSSVSPQNLPSICSPDEDLTRHIENLIAIELGACCLSDLENSVDFSDPSLGVEDYPSAGATEKSPAVVTDDLSQLSRPADAPGLPGESAGGKPNSDVAPTTTWLAASLLDPASSSAGCFPEKGIIPGLTGHLINFAEQSGGGFPAGQRAAPPHREAVGFPSWHASVLELYSDVSSCSGDEEEGVAAGRDGSLTREGWDSSPPSLEDAGGGGGGRTGGDSPAFDADNEEESDGSSSPENPATPRVADEAPADRGGFPRQKNDAVKQQDSESSPDNEVLPEGGSSSERRDSLSEPRQNESAQDPDRHAGGGLLKECSNVGSPLEDVAEPSGPYNIDGVWDNQTQQIQIPVSSHVANSSETETEKATASSPGETPIQGTQGLQEAESSAPCNIDGVGDNLTQQIQIPVSNHVANSSETETEKATASSPGETPIQGTQGLQEAESSAPCNIDGVGDNLTQQIQIPVSNHVANSSETETEKATASSPGDGPIQGTQGLQEAESSAPCNIDGDGDNLTQQIQIPVSNHVANSSETETEKATASSPGETPIQGTQGLQEAESSAPCNIDGVGDNLTQQIQIPVSNHVANSSETETEKATASSPGDGPIQGTQGLQEAESSAPCNIDGDGDNLTQQIQIPVSNHVANSSETETEKATASSPGETPIQGTQGLQEAESNASKLSDKPTARAENSPVPNLHSSPMREGTATPDDVGFLAAAATTTTAELPGRYSDVSSCSEDEMGSPTHCDEMGSPTQQHGGSPDRESDSGPRIGEGPAASNAEDPVPGYGPPAGGWNAPGSPEREAASDSDADLGATTRRAESLPDQESEEPELEESLEETSESQEPKETEDWNAGPLEGEPERESEDEVDEDENSAAGVTSEEEVEEDEEEAESWRGSEGKVGGSQYMDLASSLSMGRILFPVVALKRPRGPGAPESYDCDACGESFDDAEAVIAHHHGAHTEQRLYNCRECAGFFTSKSFVERHRCGEPPDSGPPPGFSSGRTSHSTREHLSKCRTADGRYKCSHCSKVFVKTYDLYSHERKHTGTTPFRCQDCGRYFSQGPNLKRHIETARAGGWRTGCVPKNGVKKPDEELVKKRRPGPRSFQESQRRRRLLVETAAKGDLSEKYSRCYVRLVDFRKRKDRSNPQQQGSCPLAGKGPYECTECGLIFRMRNSLLAHSLVHGDKPPFRCFACVKTFETSSNRARHVAMNCRAGEGKQGQLLAKIKQVREANAELGPYRCPRCPMVFKYSFNRVRHMRHQCPYSLANKAELVVPNPNGAGDLYKCALCPQLFTHPSNRNRHMRLSCKNARRKRDRLKSGAQKSAAAAVVVAAAAERMRRTKPQDSSAFRTSGDPAQPYACEFCGKKFRTGQECRVHRRIHTGERPYRCSFCGLRFIQSGHLRGHLRVHGKRYQCDKCKKVCDTLGELFKHKKVHRKLGPQGDKAETTAGGEGGPDGGQGEDRLYECETCKKSFSLASHLQRHSRSHAGQTAFKCSECGLVFGSARSLKMHWHKHRSFNLTCRFCSKAFSQRGSLIRHVRIHTGEKPFPCRQCGEFFQRWDSRKVHQLKCTGSKEAAAAASPSKTDAEKKAATVNGKEEGGSADRKPAVTRDNKCKICLRSYSSFHSLSRHLNTHSAVNRFYCSKCSKGFYRKDHHLIHELGCNGVPRKPRGSLKPFKCTICKTSLSRGDYLKCHMKKCAARRLLGGGGKRGGDSGASGGGPSGDQPSPSQKSTTTGGGDNGLPPLLRVKKEPVEGGEGPGQVVKHRQHKCPHCRVATMSRQSLVKHMRLHTGLSPFHCSRCGKGYNRKDRWRLHESYCNGQGGAAAAAPARKERKRSKDGRFEKQTDRETPAGQYRCKFCTKSFPGSKGLRRHILTHTDAKPYRCEKCESCFSRYDYLKVHLVRCRGERRWARAVERGARVPQEPADRTPEEEEEAAKPNPGDDRLRKKAPEVSAGNEDGKPVRCTYCRRTFDRRSDLGRHVAMMHLTSKPFKCAWCGHTFTQKKGLRFHQKTCKAVKSVASAAAGDRNVNPKRIGLRSAPQEPGKAGPDSRGTKAAPQGTGGGVGVGNTCRETSKLLQRIQTHYASQYECQFCAKRCMSKMILIRHLRTHTGEKPFGCSRCGEHFIRKDYLKNHLTKCSSRRAAVERLEGAGSRESALCDKCGEFFTSQSSLKAHQKSCVVLLKPPESASKTASAAAENQQVFICVECGEGFLSFIELRSHLQTEHWKVNHVQSDQPAQASERQAKVNGLLPRGVSVKQEPEDDGYELPTKSAENAPVPLPAPVLSPSLKPNKKALAATNTTCPYCFMKFSQNGALVTHMRMHTGEKPFVCACSAAFHRKDYLLKHAKVCKEARPFRCENCHQDFSRPDLLKRHLRRCASPVPKGGAPGPEGGPVKVKEEPQNEGDWLKIYSKNTVLVINSGPKATGTGVLQTRFSCKVGEQRNGGTEAPAPSSSSSSSSSSSPPAEQRHSPRRAEKRYRLDLASPSETPKKKLECNLCGESFDLHKQLQKHKRKHSGLGPYKCAQCPRTFHYPSDLKRHTHIRGLGGSSSSPSKRPNKDPAETVTHTCIFCEKQFANRKLLVRHREVHRYQTRFRCTRCDKSFTVRKSYLQHRRKHLAEEEEEEERGKGKSRSYEDDSDSEPCLPCHVCGKSFASVAALEEHQRSHLGKKPHECGQCGQSFLQESQLRQHQRGHESPFQCGPCGRGLPSLLALRKHQRTHNAQRPFPCPQCPQRFRYQSHLRDHLETHSGEPFPCDLCGRTFAWKSTRDTHRKTHALQETATDQPESAAPLWPSPPPPPPPPPSAIVPPPPSPPPPPPPPSSKDRPARGMGGLQRELAQLQQPGGGGEEWRFSCQICGKGFQYRSKLAEHQRHHDTERPFSSRESQLSHAPKNPEKKKQEEEEEEKPYQCHTCDKRFQRKSNLTVHQKSHVGPTLYECTECGRGFQGMGAFKKHRCVRKKKRDSSRRQQQQQQQSAGVQPGSDSDEEGFSSRFPCHVCGKSFSTFRKLEEHQRYHTGERPFECQECGKRFYQAGHLSKHRKTHGRQHQCEQCPRSFSTLQAYLQHQGLHSGEPRRPRRHRHQCQLCLKWFVTPSDLARHERTHAPKGQPVFQCDVCWMTFAQAAQLRAHRESHVGEVVYECPDCDMVFVSFQLLEQHQSVHQEGGGSAPSLNGSLPDPQNLRASDCLAADYGHGGGAVMMAQI is encoded by the coding sequence aTGGCACGCGGCGTGGGAGCCGATTCAACCTGGCAGGCGAACGCCGTGATGGGAGAGGAGTCCACATCCAGTGTCTCTCCCCAGAACCTGCCGTCGATCTGCAGCCCGGACGAGGACCTGACCCGGCACATCGAGAACCTGATCGCGATCGAGCTGGGCGCCTGCTGCCTGTCCGACCTGGAGAACTCCGTCGACTTCTCCGACCCGAGCCTGGGAGTCGAGGACTATCCTTCCGCCGGGGCGACCGAAAAATCTCCCGCCGTCGTCACGGATGACTTGTCGCAACTCTCTCGCCCCGCCGATGCTCCCGGCTTGCCCGGGGAAAGCGCGGGCGGCAAACCGAACAGCGACGTGGCTCCTACGACCACGTGGCTCGCTGCGAGCCTGCTGGACCCGGCTTCCTCCTCGGCGGGCTGCTTTCCCGAGAAGGGAATCATCCCGGGTCTGACCGGCCACTTAATAAACTTTGCGGAGCAGAGCGGAGGGGGGTTTCCTGCGGGGCAGAGGGCCGCGCCCCCCCACCGCGAGGCGGTGGGCTTCCCCTCCTGGCACGCCAGCGTGCTGGAGCTGTATTCGGACGTCAGCAGCTGCTCGGGGGACGAAGAAGAGGGCGTAGCGGCCGGGCGAGACGGGAGTCTGACGAGGGAGGGGTGGGATTCCAGCCCCCCTTCCCTGGAAGacgccggaggaggaggaggaggaagaactGGGGGCGACTCGCCGGCTTTTGACGCCGATAACGAGGAGGAGTCTGACGGCAGCAGCTCTCCGGAGAATCCCGCCACTCCTCGCGTGGCCGACGAAGCGCCCGCGGACAGAGGCGGCTTTCCGCGCCAAAAAAACGACGCAGTGAAACAGCAGGACTCGGAGAGCTCCCCGGACAACGAGGTTCTCCCAGAAGGGGGTTCGTCCTCCGAGCGCAGAGACAGCTTATCGGAGCCGCGGCAGAACGAAAGTGCCCAGGATCCCGATCGTCACGCAGGGGGCGGTTTACTGAAAGAGTGTTCGAACGTTGGCAGCCCTTTGGAGGATGTAGCTGAACCGTCCGGTCCCTATAACATAGACGGTGTTTGGGACAATCAAACACAACAGATACAGATCCCTGTCTCCAGTCACGTCGCCAACTCctcagagacagaaacagaaaaagCAACAGCCAGCAGCCCAGGGGAGACTCCCATCCAGGGTACTCAAGGACTCCAGGAAGCTGAATCGTCTGCTCCCTGTAATATAGACGGTGTTGGGGACAATCTAACACAACAGATACAGATCCCTGTCTCCAATCATGTCGCCAACTCctcagagacagaaacagaaaaagCAACAGCCAGCAGTCCAGGGGAGACTCCCATCCAGGGTACTCAAGGACTCCAGGAAGCTGAATCGTCTGCTCCCTGTAATATAGACGGTGTTGGGGACAATCTAACACAACAGATACAGATCCCTGTCTCCAATCATGTCGCCAACTCctcagagacagaaacagaaaaagCAACAGCCAGCAGTCCAGGGGACGGTCCCATCCAGGGTACTCAAGGACTCCAGGAAGCTGAATCGTCTGCTCCCTGTAATATAGACGGTGATGGGGACAATCTAACACAACAGATACAGATCCCTGTCTCCAATCATGTCGCCAACTCctcagagacagaaacagaaaaagCAACAGCCAGCAGTCCAGGGGAGACTCCCATCCAGGGTACTCAAGGACTCCAGGAAGCTGAATCGTCTGCTCCCTGTAATATAGACGGTGTTGGGGACAATCTAACACAACAGATACAGATCCCTGTCTCCAATCATGTCGCCAACTCctcagagacagaaacagaaaaagCAACAGCCAGCAGTCCAGGGGACGGTCCCATCCAGGGTACTCAAGGACTCCAGGAAGCTGAATCGTCTGCTCCCTGTAATATAGACGGTGATGGGGACAATCTAACACAACAGATACAGATCCCTGTCTCCAATCATGTTGCCAACTCctcagagacagaaacagaaaaagCAACAGCCAGCAGTCCAGGGGAGACTCCCATCCAGGGTACTCAAGGACTCCAGGAAGCTGAATCGAACGCAAGCAAGTTGTCGGACAAGCCAACTGCACGCGCAGAAAACTCACCAGTTCCAAATCTGCACAGCTCACCCATGCGTGAAGGGACTGCAACCCCAGATGATGTAGGATTCCTagctgctgctgctactactactacagcAGAGCTTCCTGGACGCTACTCGGATGTGAGCAGCTGTTCAGAGGACGAGATGGGCAGCCCAACCCACTGTGACGAGATGGGAAGCCCAACCCAGCAGCACGGAGGAAGCCCGGACAGGGAATCGGACTCGGGACCCCGTATCGGAGAAGGTCCAGCAGCCTCGAACGCAGAAGATCCAGTTCCGGGCTACGGACCACCGGCTGGGGGATGGAATGCACCCGGCTCTCCAGAACGCGAGGCTGCGTCCGACTCCGACGCGGATCTTGGCGCAACGACCCGGCGTGCCGAAAGTTTACCGGATCAGGAATCGGAGGAGCCGGAGCTTGAGGAAAGCTTGGAGGAGACAAGCGAGTCGCAGGAGCCGAAAGAGACGGAAGACTGGAATGCCGGTCCGCTGGAGGGGGAGCCCGAGCGGGAATCGGAGGACGAGGTGGATGAGGACGAGAACTCTGCAGCCGGCGTGACGTCTgaagaggaggtggaggaggatgaggaggaggcaGAAAGCTGGAGAGGCTCAGAGGGGAAAGTCGGTGGTTCTCAATACATGGACCTGGCTTCCTCCCTGAGCATGGGGAGGATTCTCTTCCCCGTCGTCGCGCTGAAAAGACCCCGCGGCCCCGGCGCCCCGGAATCCTACGACTGCGATGCGTGCGGGGAGAGTTTCGACGACGCGGAGGCCGTCATCGCACACCACCACGGAGCCCACACCGAGCAGCGGCTGTACAACTGCCGGGAGTGCGCCGGCTTCTTCACCAGCAAGAGCTTCGTGGAGCGTCACCGGTGCGGGGAACCACCAGACTCCGGACCGCCGCCCGGCTTCTCCTCCGGCAGGACGTCCCACAGCACCAGAGAGCACCTGAGCAAGTGCCGCACGGCGGACGGACGCTACAAATGCAGCCACTGCAGCAAGGTTTTCGTGAAGACCTACGACCTGTACAGCCACGAGCGCAAGCACACGGGGACCacgcctttccgctgccaggactgcggACGCTATTTCTCCCAGGGCCCCAATCTCAAACGGCACATCGAGACCGCCAGAGCAGGAGGGTGGAGGACCGGGTGCGTCCCAAAAAACGGGGTGAAGAAACCGGACGAGGAGCTCGTGAAAAAAAGAAGGCCGGGCCCCAGGTCTTTCCAGGAGTCGCAGCGGAGGAGGCGGCTCCTCGTGGAGACGGCGGCGAAGGGCGACCTCTCCGAGAAGTACTCCCGCTGCTACGTCAGGCTGGTCGATTTCAGGAAGCGGAAGGATCGCAGCAATCCGCAGCAGCAGGGAAGCTGCCCGCTGGCCGGGAAGGGTCCGTACGAGTGCACGGAGTGCGGGCTGATCTTTCGGATGAGGAACTCCCTGCTCGCGCACAGCCTGGTCCACGGGGACAAGCCTCCCTTCAGATGCTTCGCCTGCGTCAAGACGTTCGAGACGTCGTCCAACAGGGCGCGGCACGTCGCCATGAACTGCCGGGCCGGGGAGGGGAAGCAGGGGCAGCTGCTGGCGAAGATCAAGCAGGTCCGGGAGGCCAACGCCGAACTGGGTCCCTACAGGTGTCCCAGATGCCCCATGGTTTTCAAATACTCCTTCAACCGGGTCAGGCACATGCGGCACCAGTGCCCCTACTCCTTGGCCAACAAGGCGGAGCTGGTGGTGCCCAACCCTAACGGCGCGGGCGACCTGTATAAGTGCGCGCTGTGCCCCCAGCTCTTCACGCACCCCTCGAACAGAAACCGGCACATGCGCCTCAGCTGCAAGAACGCTCGCCGGAAGCGGGACAGGCTGAAATCCGGGGCTCAGAAATCCGCCGCCgcggcggtggtggtggcggcggCTGCGGAACGCATGAGGAGAACGAAACCGCAGGACAGCTCCGCCTTCCGCACCTCCGGGGACCCCGCCCAGCCGTACGCCTGCGAGTTCTGCGGGAAAAAGTTCCGGACGGGTCAGGAGTGCCGGGTGCACCGGCGCATACACACCGGGGAGCGGCCCTACCGCTGCTCCTTCTGCGGGCTCCGGTTCATCCAGTCGGGCCACCTGAGGGGCCACCTGCGCGTCCACGGCAAGAGGTACCAGTGCGACAAGTGCAAGAAGGTGTGCGACACGCTCGGGGAGCTGTTCAAACACAAGAAGGTGCACAGGAAACTGGGACCCCAGGGGGACAAGGCGGAGACGACGGCGGGGGGTGAGGGGGGCCCCGACGGGGGACAAGGCGAGGACAGGCTGTACGAGTGCGAGACGTGCAAGAAGAgcttctccctggccagccaccTGCAGCGCCACTCGCGGTCCCACGCGGGGCAGACCGCGTTCAAGTGCTCGGAGTGCGGCCTGGTTTTCGGCAGCGCGCGATCGCTGAAGATGCACTGGCACAAGCACCGCTCCTTCAACCTGACGTGCAGGTTCTGCAGCAAAGCGTTCAGCCAGAGAGGGAGCCTGATCCGGCACGTCCGCATCCACACGGGCGAGAAGCCGTTCCCTTGCCGCCAGTGCGGGGAGTTTTTCCAGCGCTGGGACTCCCGTAAAGTGCACCAGCTTAAATGCACGGGCAGCAAGGAGGCAGCAGCGGCGGCGTCGCCAAGCAAGACCGACGCCGAGAAAAAGGCGGCGACGGTGAATGGGAAGGAGGAGGGCGGCAGTGCGGATCGGAAGCCAGCGGTAACGAGGGATAACAAATGCAAGATCTGCCTGAGGAGCTACAGCAGCTTCCACAGCCTCAGCCGGCACCTCAACACCCACTCCGCCGTCAACCGATTCTACTGCAGCAAGTGCAGCAAGGGCTTCTACCGGAAAGACCACCACCTGATCCACGAGCTGGGGTGCAACGGGGTCCCGAGGAAGCCCCGGGGCTCCCTGAAACCCTTCAAGTGCACCATCTGCAAGACGAGCTTGAGCCGGGGCGACTACCTGAAGTGTCACATGAAGAAGTGCGCCGCCCGACGGCTCCTCGGGGGCGGGGGGAAGCGGGGGGGCGACTCCGGTGCGTCTGGGGGCGGGCCTTCGGGAGATCAGCCTTCCCCGTCCCAGAAAAGCACGACGACAGGCGGTGGAGATAACGGGCTGCCGCCTCTTCTCCGCGTGAAGAAAGAACCGGTGGAAGGAGGCGAAGGTCCCGGTCAGGTCGTCAAGCATCGGCAACACAAGTGCCCGCACTGCCGCGTCGCCACGATGAGCCGGCAGAGTTTGGTCAAACACATGCGCTTGCACACCGGGTTGAGTCCGTTTCACTGCAGCCGGTGTGGGAAGGGCTACAACCGCAAAGACAGGTGGCGTCTCCACGAGAGTTACTGCAACGGTCAAGGCGGCGCTGCTGCGGCTGCTCCTGCGAGGAAGGAACGGAAAAGAAGTAAAGACGGGCGCTTCGAGAAGCAGACGGACAGAGAGACGCCGGCTGGGCAGTACCGATGCAAGTTCTGCACCAAGAGCTTCCCGGGATCGAAAGGGCTGCGCCGGCACATCCTGACCCACACGGACGCCAAGCCGTACCGCTGCGAGAAGTGCGAGAGCTGCTTCTCCCGCTACGACTACCTCAAAGTGCACCTGGTGAGGTGCCGGGGCGAGAGGAGGTGGGCGAGGGCGGTGGAACGCGGGGCCAGGGTCCCGCAGGAACCCGCCGACAGAAccccggaggaggaggaggaggcggcgaAACCAAATCCCGGCGATGACCGCCTGCGGAAGAAAGCCCCGGAGGTCAGCGCCGGCAACGAGGACGGCAAGCCGGTGCGGTGCACCTACTGCCGTAGGACTTTCGACAGGAGGTCGGATTTGGGGAGGCACGTCGCCATGATGCACTTGACCAGCAAGCCCTTCAAGTGCGCGTGGTGCGGACATACCTTCACCCAGAAGAAAGGCCTCCGGTTCCATCAGAAGACGTGCAAGGCCGTCAAGTCCGTCGCCTCCGCCGCCGCTGGCGACAGGAACGTAAACCCGAAACGCATCGGACTGCGCTCGGCGCCGCAGGAACCCGGGAAAGCGGGCCCGGACTCCCGCGGGACGAAAGCCGCCCCGCAGGGGACTGGGGGAGGGGTCGGAGTCGGCAACACTTGCCGGGAGACCTCCAAGCTCCTGCAGAGGATCCAGACGCACTACGCCAGTCAGTACGAGTGCCAGTTCTGCGCCAAGAGGTGCATGAGCAAAATGATTCTGATCCGACACCTGCGGACTCACACCGGGGAGAAGCCTTTCGGGTGCAGCCGCTGCGGCGAGCACTTCATCCGGAAGGACTATCTGAAAAACCACCTGACGAAATGCAGCTCCCGCCGGGCGGCCGTGGAGCGGCTAGAGGGAGCCGGGTCCCGGGAGTCTGCGCTCTGCGATAAGTGCGGAGAGTTCTTCACCTCCCAGAGCAGCCTAAAAGCCCATCAGAAGAGCTGCGTCGTGCTGCTGAAGCCTCCGGAGAGCGCGAGCAAAACCGCCTCCGCCGCCGCGGAAAACCAGCAGGTCTTCATCTGCGTGGAGTGCGGGGAAGGGTTTCTGAGTTTCATCGAACTCCGGAGCCACCTGCAAACCGAGCACTGGAAAGTGAACCACGTCCAGTCCGACCAGCCAGCGCAGGCGAGCGAGCGTCAGGCGAAGGTTAACGGGCTGCTCCCCCGCGGCGTGAGCGTCAAGCAAGAGCCCGAGGACGACGGGTACGAACTGCCGACGAAGAGCGCCGAAAACGCTCCCGTCCCGCTCCCCGCTCCCGTTCTCTCTCCTTCCTTGAAGCCGAATAAGAAGGCGTTGGCGGCGACGAACACCACCTGCCCGTACTGCTTCATGAAGTTCAGCCAGAACGGGGCCCTGGTCACCCACATGAGAATGCACACGGGCGAGAAGCCGTTCGTGTGCGCGTGCTCAGCGGCGTTCCACCGCAAGGACTACCTGCTGAAGCACGCCAAGGTCTGCAAGGAGGCGAGGCCGTTCCGGTGCGAGAACTGCCACCAGGACTTCAGCCGGCCGGACTTGCTCAAGAGACACTTGAGGAGATGCGCCTCCCCCGTTCCCAAGGGAGGGGCCCCCGGGCCCGAGGGGGGACCGGTGAAGGTGAAGGAGGAGCCACAGAACGAGGGGGACTGGCTGAAGATCTACTCCAAAAACACGGTGCTGGTGATCAACAGCGGCCCCAAAGCCACCGGCACCGGAGTCCTGCAGACGCGATTCTCCTGCAAAGTCGGGGAGCAGCGAAACGGTGGGACAGAGGCCCCTgcaccttcctcctcctcctcctcctcctcctcctcctccccccctgcAGAACAACGGCACTCCCCGCGCCGGGCGGAGAAGCGCTACAGGCTCGATCTGGCGAGCCCATCGGAGACGCCGAAAAAGAAGCTGGAGTGCAACCTGTGCGGCGAGAGCTTCGACTTGCACAAGCAGCTCCAGAAACACAAGCGCAAGCACTCGGGGCTCGGCCCTTACAAGTGCGCACAGTGCCCCCGGACCTTCCACTACCCCTCCGACTTGAAGCGCCACACCCACATCAGGGGCctcggcggcagcagcagcagccccagcAAGAGACCCAACAAGGACCCCGCCGAGACGGTGACCCACACCTGCATCTTCTGCGAGAAGCAGTTCGCCAATCGGAAGCTGCTGGTCAGGCACCGGGAGGTCCACCGGTACCAGACCCGGTTCCGGTGCACCCGTTGCGACAAGAGCTTCACCGTCCGGAAATCTTACCTGCAGCACCGACGCAAACACCTggccgaggaggaggaggaagaagagagagGCAAAGGCAAGAGCCGTTCCTACGAAGACGATTCGGATTCCGAGCCTTGCCTCCCGTGCCACGTCTGCGGGAAGAGCTTTGCCTCCGTGGCGGCGTTGGAGGAGCACCAGCGCAGCCACCTGGGCAAGAAGCCCCACGAGTGCGGGCAGTGCGGGCAGAGCTTCCTCCAGGAGTCCCAGCTGCGGCAGCACCAGCGCGGCCACGAGAGCCCGTTCCAGTGCGGCCCCTGCGGGCGGGGGCTCCCGTCTCTGCTGGCGCTCCGCAAGCACCAGAGAACCCACAACGCGCAGCGGCCCTTCCCCTGTCCGCAGTGCCCCCAGCGCTTCAGGTACCAGTCCCACCTGCGCGACCACCTGGAGACGCACTCGGGGGAGCCCTTTCCCTGCGACCTGTGCGGCAGGACATTCGCCTGGAAGAGCACACGGGACACGCACAGAAAGACGCACGCCCTCCAGGAGACCGCGACTGACCAACCAGAAAGTGCAGCCCCGCTCTGGccgtctccaccaccaccaccaccacccccgcCGTCAGCCAttgtcccccctcccccttctcctcctcctcctcctcctcctccatcatCTAAAGACAGACCGGCCCGAGGCATGGGGGGGCTCCAGAGGGAGCTGGCACAGCTGCAGCAGCccggaggaggaggggaggagtggAGGTTCTCCTGTCAGATCTGCGGCAAGGGTTTCCAGTACCGGAGCAAGCTGGCTGAGCACCAGAGGCACCACGACACGGAGCGGCCCTTCTCCTCCAGGGAATCCCAGCTGAGCCACGCGCCGAAGAACCCGGAGAAGAaaaagcaggaggaggaggaggaggagaagccgTACCAGTGCCACACCTGCGACAAACGCTTCCAGCGCAAGAGCAACCTCACGGTGCACCAGAAGAGCCACGTGGGGCCCACGCTGTACGAGTGCACGGAGTGCGGCCGCGGCTTCCAGGGGATGGGGGCCTTCAAGAAGCACCGGTGCGTCCGCAAGAAGAAGAGGGACTCCTCTcgccggcagcagcagcagcagcagcagtcggCCGGGGTCCAGCCGGGATCGGACTCTGACGAGGAGGGGTTTTCCTCCCGGTTCCCCTGCCACGTCTGCGGAAAAAGCTTCTCGACGTTCCGGAAGCTGGAGGAGCACCAGCGGTACCACACCGGGGAGCGGCCCTTCGAGTGCCAGGAGTGCGGCAAGCGGTTCTACCAGGCGGGGCACCTGAGCAAGCACCGGAAGACCCACGGGCGGCAGCACCAGTGCGAGCAGTGCCCCCGCAGCTTCAGCACCCTGCAGGCCTACCTGCAGCACCAGGGCCTCCACAGCGGCGAGCCGCGCCGCCCCCGGCGCCACCGCCACCAGTGCCAGCTCTGCCTCAAGTGGTTCGTGACGCCCTCCGACCTGGCGCGCCACGAGAGGACCCACGCCCCGAAGGGCCAGCCGGTGTTCCAGTGCGACGTGTGCTGGATGACCTTCGCGCAGGCGGCGCAACTGAGGGCGCACCGCGAGAGCCACGTGGGCGAGGTGGTGTACGAGTGCCCGGACTGCGATATGGTGTTCGTCTCCTTCCAGCTGCTGGAGCAGCACCAGAGCGTGCATCAGGAGGGGGGCGGGTCAGCCCCGAGCCTGAACGGGAGCTTACCGGACCCCCAGAACCTCCGTGCGTCTGACTGTCTCGCCGCGGACTACGGCCACGGTGGAGGGGCTGTTATGATGGCGCAGATTTGA